A window of Chitinophaga sp. MM2321 contains these coding sequences:
- a CDS encoding TonB-dependent receptor domain-containing protein, giving the protein MKGITAISVQIWILTVFTLIANVALAGDPAKLTGKVTDKKTGEALIGVTIVVQGTGKGAVTDVEGRYSMIVEPGTYTINFKYIGYQTKSVSEVAVKPTAPTQLNIIMDEPKSEELREVVIRGSFKQETINALYAAQKNSAVVSDGISADLIKKSPDKNTGEVLKRVSGTSIQDNKFVVVRGLGDRYNTTLMNSSVLPSTEPDKKAFAFDIIPANLIDNITIYKTASPDLPGDFSGGAIKVSTKDFPDQQFLELTLGTGYNTQTTFKDFYSGPPKGKFDFIGFDDGSRKLPAAYSNVKNNYTNLETSQKIAISKNFSNTYGETKDGQALPPLSVQLSMGNSWTLKNNRRFGYIFAVNYGNSQTLRFKQRDAYLNTKEHTYSYHDEIYGKNRNLGSVLNLAYTYGKSKLSWKNFYNNDFNVNFTRRNGFQYDGTNLTTGVYSLNNETTQNGLFNSVLEGQHRLKSEKLRIDWNAAYGRSYRNQPDQRILAFFQRNPDQPFFLHLSNENSPAVNSAGRVFSNLKENIFSGNLNFTMPFKLLGESQQFKFGGGKVYRDRDFSVVALGYASNANGGSGINIDLDKDVNPGNIFSNANLDKYSIFLARIDMNTKDYEGIGDLSTGYLMLDNRLTNNIRLVWGARIENYHQQLKAVNQKTQDYNNTDVLPSANLTIGLSEQTNLRASFSKSVNRAEFRELASFRYYDYENEFIISGNPDLQRSINSNADLKFEFFPGAGEVLSASLFYKKFKNPIEQVNKGNDVLSFSNADAATDFGGEIELRKNLGFISQHPVFQGLTFYTNAALIHSSVDLQGVNKKTPLQGQSPYLVNGGLTYASSNNGFSMNLLYNRIGQRLRFRGEQEGLDTYEKPRDVVDFQISKKLFGNAGELKLSIADIFAQPVALYYKYPGSDKTAYNAGNDKVINAMKPGTTFSVSFRYNFMHHSSK; this is encoded by the coding sequence GTGAAAGGCATAACCGCTATCTCTGTACAAATCTGGATATTAACTGTATTTACCCTGATCGCCAATGTTGCATTGGCCGGCGATCCTGCCAAGCTTACCGGCAAAGTAACGGATAAGAAAACAGGAGAAGCCCTGATCGGCGTTACCATTGTGGTACAAGGCACCGGCAAAGGCGCCGTAACAGATGTGGAAGGCCGGTATTCCATGATCGTTGAACCCGGAACTTACACCATCAATTTTAAATACATAGGCTACCAGACAAAATCAGTTTCTGAAGTAGCTGTAAAGCCCACCGCACCTACACAGCTCAACATCATTATGGATGAACCCAAGTCTGAAGAGCTCCGCGAAGTAGTGATCAGAGGTTCTTTCAAACAGGAAACCATCAATGCATTATATGCAGCACAGAAAAATAGTGCCGTCGTATCCGATGGTATCTCTGCTGATCTCATCAAAAAATCGCCCGATAAAAATACCGGTGAAGTATTAAAACGCGTCAGCGGTACCAGCATCCAGGATAATAAATTTGTAGTGGTAAGAGGACTGGGAGACCGTTACAACACCACGCTGATGAACAGCTCCGTACTACCCAGCACAGAACCTGATAAAAAAGCGTTTGCTTTCGACATCATCCCCGCTAACCTGATTGATAACATCACGATCTACAAAACAGCTTCGCCTGATCTGCCTGGTGATTTCTCCGGTGGCGCCATCAAAGTAAGCACCAAAGATTTTCCTGATCAGCAATTCCTGGAATTAACACTGGGAACCGGTTATAATACACAAACAACGTTTAAAGATTTTTATTCCGGTCCGCCTAAAGGTAAGTTTGACTTCATAGGTTTTGATGATGGATCGCGTAAATTGCCTGCTGCATACAGCAATGTTAAAAACAATTATACCAATCTCGAAACAAGTCAGAAAATAGCGATCTCGAAAAATTTCTCCAATACCTATGGTGAAACCAAAGACGGACAAGCATTGCCACCACTGAGCGTACAACTCTCTATGGGCAACAGTTGGACGTTGAAGAACAACCGCAGGTTCGGATATATCTTCGCAGTGAATTATGGAAACAGTCAAACCCTGCGATTTAAGCAAAGAGATGCTTACCTGAATACAAAGGAACATACCTATTCCTACCACGATGAGATTTATGGAAAAAACCGCAACCTCGGTAGTGTGCTCAACCTGGCATACACCTACGGTAAAAGCAAGTTGTCGTGGAAGAATTTTTACAACAACGATTTTAATGTAAACTTCACGCGCAGGAATGGTTTCCAGTATGATGGCACCAACCTCACCACAGGTGTTTATAGTTTGAATAATGAAACCACCCAAAACGGATTATTTAATTCTGTATTGGAAGGGCAGCATCGATTGAAGTCTGAAAAGTTGCGCATTGACTGGAATGCCGCTTACGGACGTTCCTACAGAAATCAACCAGACCAGCGGATCCTGGCGTTTTTCCAGCGCAATCCTGACCAGCCTTTCTTCCTGCATCTTTCCAATGAAAATAGTCCGGCTGTAAACAGTGCAGGACGCGTCTTCTCAAATCTTAAAGAAAATATTTTCAGTGGTAACCTGAATTTTACGATGCCTTTCAAACTGTTAGGCGAATCACAACAATTTAAATTCGGAGGCGGAAAAGTTTACAGAGACAGGGATTTTTCTGTAGTGGCGCTTGGTTATGCCAGTAATGCCAATGGCGGAAGCGGTATAAATATTGACCTTGATAAAGACGTGAACCCCGGTAATATTTTCAGTAATGCCAACCTGGATAAATACAGCATCTTCCTCGCCAGGATTGATATGAATACGAAAGATTATGAAGGCATAGGCGATCTTAGCACCGGGTACCTGATGCTGGATAACAGGCTTACCAATAACATCCGGCTGGTATGGGGAGCGAGAATAGAAAATTATCACCAGCAATTAAAAGCGGTTAATCAAAAAACACAGGATTACAACAATACAGATGTATTGCCATCTGCTAATCTGACGATAGGATTGAGCGAGCAAACCAACCTGCGTGCTTCCTTCTCCAAATCCGTGAACAGAGCGGAGTTCCGGGAACTGGCCTCTTTCAGATATTATGACTACGAGAATGAATTTATTATCTCCGGTAATCCTGATCTGCAACGTAGCATCAATTCAAATGCGGATCTGAAATTTGAATTTTTCCCGGGCGCCGGCGAGGTATTATCTGCTTCTTTGTTCTACAAGAAATTTAAAAATCCGATAGAGCAGGTTAACAAAGGAAACGATGTGCTGTCTTTCAGTAATGCAGATGCTGCAACAGATTTTGGTGGTGAAATTGAATTGAGAAAGAACCTCGGATTTATCAGTCAGCATCCAGTTTTCCAGGGACTAACTTTTTACACGAATGCTGCCCTGATCCATTCCTCTGTAGATCTGCAAGGTGTGAATAAAAAAACGCCGTTACAAGGGCAGTCGCCTTACCTGGTTAATGGTGGGCTCACCTATGCTTCGTCCAACAACGGCTTCTCTATGAATCTCCTGTATAACCGTATAGGACAGCGTTTGCGCTTCAGAGGTGAACAGGAAGGATTGGATACCTATGAGAAACCCCGTGATGTGGTGGATTTTCAGATCAGTAAAAAATTGTTTGGAAATGCGGGAGAACTGAAACTAAGCATTGCTGATATTTTTGCGCAACCTGTTGCCTTGTATTACAAGTATCCCGGTAGTGATAAAACAGCTTACAATGCCGGTAATGATAAGGTCATCAATGCGATGAAACCGGGAACTACTTTCTCTGTTTCCTTCCGGTATAATTTCATGCACCATTCCAGCAAATAA
- a CDS encoding YHS domain-containing protein, whose amino-acid sequence MKLFILACSTLFIFACNQSSKPTDAQDTPMPEAPAPEQAVVSDKWPDPVCRMPYDTSYKEWTVYQSDTIHFCSTTCKGVFEKNPEKFMARLKK is encoded by the coding sequence ATGAAACTTTTTATACTGGCCTGTAGCACATTATTCATTTTCGCATGCAATCAAAGCAGCAAACCCACAGACGCACAAGATACGCCCATGCCCGAAGCGCCAGCGCCTGAACAGGCTGTAGTGAGCGACAAATGGCCCGATCCCGTATGCCGCATGCCTTATGACACCAGCTATAAGGAATGGACTGTTTACCAAAGCGACACCATTCATTTTTGCTCCACCACCTGCAAAGGCGTATTTGAAAAAAATCCCGAAAAATTTATGGCAAGGCTGAAGAAATAA
- a CDS encoding M13 family metallopeptidase: MNKANAVKLPLLAAMVTLAACNNNGSSQQAADSTQVPAFNLADIDSIYKPCDDFDNYVNGNWKKNNPIPSTESRWGAFNILDKENKEVRLKGIIANISSKKDLKKGSEEQQIADYYTSYLDTATIEQRGITPLQPYLDKINGIKTLADWAAVTGELQKIGVTSFTGFGADADMKDSKMNILYQGQAGLSLGEKSYYERQDSATKNVRSEFVTHVDKMFSLAGFPDATPGNIILNLETKLAKIQLSNVELRDPVKTYNRAAFSELKKLAPDFDWDAFAHSQDIKTDTLVLQNKAYITNANALLKATPLETLKTYTRWQLLSSFAGYLPSALQSENFHFFGTVMTGKKTQKTRAERAIRSTDSKLGMPLGKLFAKEYFPESSKAKVSEMIENVRKVYGERIDKLTWMGDSTKVMAHKKLASFTYKIGYPDKWKDYSSIDIDKGKLLENAVSAMLYEHKENIDKIGKPVDKSKWEMTPQTVNAYYNPLNNEVVFPAGILQPPFYNPNADDAINYGGIIAVIGHEFTHGFDDQGSQFDADGNLKNWWTKSDRENFDKLTKRYIDYFSNIEAAPGFKINGALTIGENVADLGGLTLAYHALLKSFEGKGEPKPIDGFTWQQRFFLGWGQVWHGNITDAALRNQIQTDPHSPARFRINGPLPHMQEFQAAWGCTPESKMVLPDAQRVVIW, encoded by the coding sequence ATGAACAAAGCAAATGCGGTAAAACTACCGTTGCTGGCTGCCATGGTCACCCTTGCAGCCTGCAATAACAACGGTTCCTCGCAGCAAGCAGCAGATTCAACCCAGGTCCCTGCGTTCAATCTGGCTGACATCGACTCCATCTACAAACCCTGCGATGATTTTGACAACTATGTAAACGGCAATTGGAAAAAGAACAACCCTATCCCTTCTACTGAAAGCCGTTGGGGTGCATTCAACATCCTGGACAAAGAAAACAAGGAAGTCCGCCTGAAAGGAATTATCGCCAACATTTCCAGCAAAAAAGACCTGAAAAAAGGCTCTGAAGAACAACAAATCGCAGATTATTACACTTCTTACCTCGATACCGCTACCATCGAACAACGCGGTATCACCCCATTGCAACCTTATCTTGATAAGATCAATGGCATTAAAACATTGGCTGACTGGGCAGCTGTGACCGGCGAACTACAGAAAATAGGGGTTACCTCTTTTACTGGTTTCGGCGCCGATGCAGACATGAAAGACAGCAAAATGAATATCCTCTACCAGGGACAGGCAGGCCTGAGCCTCGGTGAAAAAAGCTACTACGAAAGACAAGATTCCGCCACTAAAAATGTACGTAGCGAATTTGTTACACACGTAGATAAAATGTTTAGCCTGGCCGGCTTCCCCGATGCAACACCCGGCAACATCATCCTCAACCTGGAAACCAAACTCGCCAAAATCCAGTTATCAAACGTAGAACTGCGCGACCCGGTTAAAACCTACAACAGGGCAGCATTCTCTGAACTGAAAAAACTGGCGCCGGATTTCGACTGGGATGCCTTCGCCCATTCACAGGATATCAAAACAGATACCCTCGTACTGCAAAACAAAGCTTATATCACCAATGCCAACGCATTACTGAAAGCTACGCCACTGGAAACATTGAAAACATATACCAGGTGGCAGTTACTGAGCAGCTTTGCAGGCTATTTACCAAGTGCGCTACAGTCAGAAAATTTCCACTTCTTCGGAACGGTTATGACTGGCAAAAAAACACAGAAAACCCGCGCAGAAAGAGCCATCCGCTCTACTGATTCCAAACTGGGTATGCCGCTGGGTAAACTGTTTGCCAAAGAATATTTCCCCGAAAGCAGTAAAGCGAAAGTTTCCGAGATGATCGAAAACGTGCGCAAAGTATACGGCGAAAGAATCGATAAACTCACCTGGATGGGCGATTCTACCAAAGTAATGGCACACAAAAAACTGGCTTCCTTTACCTACAAGATCGGCTATCCTGATAAATGGAAAGACTATTCTTCTATCGATATCGATAAAGGTAAACTGCTGGAAAATGCTGTTTCCGCAATGCTATATGAGCACAAAGAAAACATTGATAAAATTGGTAAACCGGTAGATAAAAGCAAATGGGAGATGACGCCGCAAACGGTGAATGCCTACTACAACCCGTTGAACAACGAAGTAGTATTCCCTGCAGGTATCCTCCAGCCGCCTTTCTACAACCCCAATGCGGATGATGCAATCAACTACGGTGGTATCATCGCGGTAATAGGCCACGAATTTACACACGGATTCGATGATCAGGGTTCTCAGTTCGATGCAGATGGTAACCTGAAAAACTGGTGGACCAAATCCGACCGCGAAAACTTTGATAAGCTGACAAAACGTTATATCGATTACTTCAGCAATATTGAAGCAGCACCCGGTTTCAAAATCAATGGCGCACTGACCATCGGTGAAAACGTTGCTGACCTTGGCGGTTTAACACTGGCCTATCATGCACTCCTGAAATCATTTGAAGGTAAAGGCGAACCTAAACCAATTGATGGTTTCACCTGGCAGCAGCGGTTCTTCCTCGGCTGGGGACAGGTATGGCACGGTAACATCACTGATGCTGCACTACGCAACCAGATACAAACAGACCCACACTCTCCTGCAAGATTCCGCATCAACGGGCCGCTCCCGCACATGCAGGAATTCCAGGCAGCATGGGGTTGCACTCCTGAGAGCAAAATGGTATTGCCCGATGCGCAACGTGTAGTCATCTGGTAA
- a CDS encoding group III truncated hemoglobin encodes MGKQEITDRNDIALLVNSFYDKVKGDDLIGYIFNDIAKVDWAHHLPIMYDFWENLLLDTGSYGRNAMNPHFALNKKIALEPALFDRWLQLFEATVAEHFTGEKAALAVARARSIKGIMQLKMQQINHPDKKNPPVDPGNHP; translated from the coding sequence ATGGGAAAACAGGAAATTACAGACAGAAATGATATTGCCCTGTTAGTGAACAGTTTTTATGATAAAGTAAAGGGAGATGACCTGATCGGATATATATTTAACGATATTGCCAAAGTAGACTGGGCGCATCATCTGCCCATTATGTACGATTTCTGGGAGAACCTGTTGCTGGATACCGGGAGCTATGGCCGGAATGCCATGAACCCGCATTTTGCGCTGAACAAAAAAATTGCATTGGAACCGGCACTTTTTGATCGCTGGCTGCAATTATTTGAAGCGACGGTAGCAGAACATTTTACCGGCGAAAAGGCCGCACTGGCGGTAGCCCGTGCCAGGTCCATCAAAGGAATCATGCAGCTGAAAATGCAGCAGATCAATCATCCTGATAAAAAAAATCCACCCGTTGACCCGGGCAATCACCCATAA
- a CDS encoding replication-associated recombination protein A produces the protein MQPLAERIRPVTLDELVGQEHLTGKDSILRKAIQQGKIPSMILWGPPGVGKTTIANIIAHTLQVPFYTLSAISAGVKEVREVIEMARRQHHAVLFIDEIHRFNKSQQDALLGAVEKGIITLIGATTENPSFEVNAAVLSRSQVYVLKPLDNDALMELLKQAMERDEWLKSKNIEIKETSALFNISGGDARKVLNLFELVVNTVQEDPIVITDQQVMEIAQQRVAIYDKGGEQHYDIISAFIKSIRGSDPNAAVYWLARMIEGGEDVKFIARRLLILASEDIGNANPNALLLATSCFQAVSMIGYPESRIILSQCVTYLAASAKSNAAVVAISSAQSLVSQTGDLPVPMHIRNAPTKMMKEMGYGKGYGYAHSYENNFIEQEFLPDAIKGTKLYDPGKNQREDELRKHLKGLWKEKYNY, from the coding sequence ATGCAACCATTAGCAGAGCGGATAAGACCTGTTACGTTAGATGAACTGGTGGGGCAGGAACATCTTACCGGTAAAGACAGTATTTTAAGGAAGGCCATTCAGCAGGGAAAGATCCCTTCCATGATCCTGTGGGGCCCTCCCGGTGTTGGTAAAACCACCATCGCCAATATTATTGCACATACCCTCCAGGTGCCTTTTTATACGCTCAGTGCTATTTCTGCCGGCGTAAAAGAAGTGCGGGAAGTGATAGAAATGGCAAGACGGCAACATCATGCGGTATTGTTTATTGATGAGATCCACCGCTTTAATAAATCTCAGCAGGATGCCTTACTGGGTGCGGTAGAAAAGGGGATCATCACCCTCATAGGCGCTACCACGGAAAATCCTTCTTTTGAAGTGAATGCGGCGGTGCTGTCACGCAGCCAGGTATATGTACTGAAACCACTCGACAACGACGCCCTGATGGAACTGTTGAAACAGGCCATGGAGCGTGATGAATGGCTGAAATCCAAAAACATTGAAATAAAGGAGACATCTGCCCTGTTTAATATTTCCGGCGGAGATGCCCGTAAAGTGCTCAACCTGTTTGAACTTGTTGTCAACACCGTGCAGGAAGATCCTATTGTGATCACCGATCAGCAGGTGATGGAGATTGCGCAACAGCGTGTAGCCATTTACGATAAGGGTGGGGAGCAGCATTATGATATCATCTCGGCCTTTATTAAGTCGATCCGTGGCAGCGATCCCAATGCTGCTGTATACTGGCTGGCCCGCATGATAGAAGGCGGGGAAGATGTAAAGTTCATTGCACGGCGTCTGTTGATCCTCGCTTCTGAAGATATCGGTAATGCCAATCCAAACGCCTTACTGCTGGCCACGAGCTGCTTTCAGGCCGTTAGCATGATCGGGTATCCCGAATCAAGGATTATCTTATCGCAATGCGTTACCTACCTGGCTGCTTCTGCCAAAAGTAATGCGGCTGTTGTGGCCATCAGCAGTGCACAATCCCTCGTATCCCAAACCGGTGATCTGCCTGTGCCCATGCATATCAGGAACGCCCCTACGAAAATGATGAAAGAGATGGGATACGGCAAAGGATACGGTTACGCACATAGTTATGAAAATAACTTTATAGAACAGGAATTTCTGCCTGATGCCATCAAAGGAACAAAGCTGTACGATCCAGGAAAGAACCAGCGCGAAGATGAGCTGAGAAAGCATTTGAAGGGGTTGTGGAAGGAGAAATACAACTATTGA
- the pbpC gene encoding penicillin-binding protein 1C: protein MNRYKFRQWCIKKKWWLAAAAAVLLAYYFCLPRHLFTSPTSFVLEDTGGDLLNASIAPDGQWRFPYNADVPEKFEKCIVAYEDKRFYYHWGIDPIAVGRAVKQNLRGRKVVSGGSTLTMQVIRLSRNQPRTIWQKMLEAVMATRLEFAASKKKIIALYAANAPFGGNVVGLEAASWRYYGRKADQLSWGEMAALAVLPNSPALVHPGRNRTTLMTKRNQLLDRLYHRHNIDSITCQLAKLEPLPDQPLPLPQYAPHLLDRFRQDYQQQKSDAPTRIRTTVDIALQRNVTTIAERYHNAYKANGINNAAVLVLDVETGNTLSYVGNIYKPEDPELESHVDIIQARRSPGSTLKPVLYAAMLNDGLILPNTLIPDIPTQIAGYSPQNFDLNYDGAVPASRALARSLNIPAVRMLQIYRYERFHALLQKMGITTLNKPADHYGLSLILGGGETTLWEMCGMYASMARTLIHMDQYNGKYDMDDIHPPNYQRNIQRKSQYGLSKEGILDAGSIWYAFQAMTEVMRPGEEMLWQQFSSSQRIAWKTGTSFGFRDGWAIGVTPKYIVGVWVGNADGEGRPGLIGVSTAAPILFDVFRLLHTGSWFNTPYAQLHKIEVCRKSGYRASELCDVKDSMYVPAAGIRVGVCPYHQLVHLDRTGQWRVTESCESPEFMQHKSWFVLPPSQEYYYRGKNSYEQLPPYKPDCLASLGQDKAPMELIYPRPNARISVPVEIDGKPGQTIFTATHRNSTAKIFWHLDDHFIGTTTEFHQMALHPPSGKHTITLVDENGERIELQFTIVPGDQDLQE from the coding sequence ATGAACCGATATAAATTCCGACAGTGGTGTATAAAAAAGAAATGGTGGCTTGCCGCAGCAGCAGCGGTTTTGCTGGCCTATTATTTTTGTTTGCCCAGACATCTTTTTACCAGCCCTACTTCTTTTGTACTGGAAGATACCGGTGGCGATCTGCTCAATGCCAGCATTGCACCCGATGGGCAATGGCGCTTTCCTTACAACGCGGATGTGCCGGAAAAATTTGAAAAATGTATTGTAGCCTATGAAGATAAACGCTTCTATTATCACTGGGGCATCGATCCCATTGCGGTAGGCAGGGCGGTAAAACAGAACCTGCGTGGCAGAAAAGTAGTGAGTGGCGGTAGTACACTGACGATGCAGGTGATCCGGTTATCGCGTAATCAACCCCGCACTATCTGGCAAAAGATGCTGGAAGCAGTGATGGCTACCCGCCTGGAATTTGCCGCCTCTAAAAAGAAGATCATCGCCTTATATGCCGCCAATGCACCTTTTGGTGGCAACGTGGTTGGACTGGAAGCCGCCTCGTGGCGCTACTATGGCCGGAAAGCGGATCAGTTGTCATGGGGCGAGATGGCCGCACTCGCCGTATTACCCAACAGCCCCGCACTGGTACATCCCGGTCGTAACCGTACAACGTTAATGACTAAACGAAATCAGCTGCTCGACCGGTTATATCATCGCCACAACATTGACAGTATTACCTGTCAGCTGGCCAAGCTGGAACCCTTACCAGATCAGCCTTTACCGCTGCCGCAATATGCACCGCATTTACTGGACCGTTTCCGGCAGGATTATCAGCAACAAAAATCAGATGCCCCTACCCGTATCAGAACAACCGTAGACATAGCCTTACAACGGAATGTAACTACCATAGCAGAACGCTATCACAACGCCTACAAAGCCAATGGCATCAACAACGCCGCTGTACTGGTACTCGACGTGGAAACAGGCAACACCCTTTCCTATGTAGGCAATATTTATAAACCGGAAGATCCCGAGCTGGAAAGCCATGTAGATATTATCCAGGCGAGAAGAAGTCCCGGCAGTACACTCAAACCCGTTCTTTATGCAGCCATGCTCAATGATGGCCTCATACTGCCCAACACACTGATACCGGACATACCCACACAAATAGCCGGTTACTCACCACAGAACTTTGACCTCAACTATGACGGCGCTGTACCAGCGTCGCGGGCACTGGCACGTTCCCTCAACATCCCGGCAGTACGCATGTTACAGATATACCGCTACGAACGTTTTCATGCACTGCTGCAAAAAATGGGGATCACCACCCTCAATAAACCCGCAGATCATTACGGTCTTTCCCTTATCCTCGGCGGAGGTGAAACCACGCTGTGGGAAATGTGCGGTATGTACGCCAGTATGGCCCGAACATTGATTCACATGGATCAGTACAACGGCAAATATGACATGGATGATATTCATCCGCCTAACTATCAGCGCAACATCCAGCGCAAATCGCAATACGGATTAAGCAAAGAAGGCATCCTGGACGCAGGCTCCATCTGGTACGCCTTCCAGGCAATGACAGAAGTAATGCGCCCCGGTGAAGAAATGCTGTGGCAGCAGTTCTCATCATCCCAGCGCATCGCCTGGAAAACCGGCACCAGCTTCGGGTTCCGTGATGGATGGGCCATCGGCGTCACCCCAAAATATATCGTAGGCGTATGGGTAGGTAATGCAGATGGTGAAGGCAGACCCGGGCTGATCGGTGTTTCCACGGCAGCGCCCATCCTGTTCGACGTATTTCGTTTATTGCACACCGGTAGCTGGTTTAATACGCCGTATGCACAGCTGCATAAAATAGAGGTATGTCGTAAAAGTGGTTACAGGGCCAGCGAACTATGCGATGTAAAAGATTCTATGTATGTACCTGCAGCAGGTATCAGGGTAGGCGTTTGTCCGTATCACCAATTGGTGCATCTCGACAGAACAGGGCAGTGGCGCGTTACGGAAAGTTGTGAGTCGCCGGAGTTCATGCAACATAAATCATGGTTTGTACTGCCGCCTTCACAGGAATACTATTACCGCGGTAAAAACTCGTACGAGCAACTGCCCCCTTACAAACCGGATTGCCTCGCCTCCCTGGGGCAGGATAAAGCCCCTATGGAGCTGATTTACCCCCGTCCTAATGCGCGTATATCCGTTCCCGTAGAAATTGACGGTAAACCCGGTCAAACCATCTTCACCGCCACACACCGCAACAGCACCGCCAAAATATTCTGGCACCTCGATGATCATTTCATCGGTACCACCACCGAATTTCATCAGATGGCTTTACATCCGCCCAGCGGAAAACATACCATCACACTCGTAGATGAAAATGGAGAAAGAATAGAACTACAGTTCACTATCGTACCAGGAGACCAGGATTTACAGGAATAA
- a CDS encoding c-type cytochrome: MKTENNDVQRHRRIIFRLVTCLFILGLLVVVETCFIFGYLWWRPSGKTDTPATEAASAVAAKEPALWQPPAESSIPAGEKGDAIRYGKALISETARYLGPKGSVLQLSNGMNCQNCHLNAGTSPFGNNYSRVAANYPKFRARSGTSESVYKRISDCFERSLNGKAPDTSSKEMVAMKAYIEWVGTGVKKDESPAGSGIKKVPMLTRAADVAGGSKVYTQKCQTCHGKNGEGLLQPDGVVYTFPPLWGPQSYNDAAGLFRLSNFAGYVKYNMPFGVTYENPQLTDEEAWDVAAFINSQPRPHKDQSGDWVDIKKKPIDFPFGPYADAFSEKQHKYGPYQPMKP; this comes from the coding sequence ATGAAAACTGAGAACAATGATGTGCAACGCCACAGGCGTATTATTTTCCGATTGGTTACCTGCCTGTTTATTTTAGGGCTGCTGGTAGTAGTGGAAACCTGTTTTATTTTTGGGTATCTATGGTGGCGGCCATCGGGTAAGACGGATACACCCGCTACAGAGGCTGCATCAGCTGTTGCTGCAAAAGAACCTGCCTTATGGCAGCCGCCTGCGGAAAGCAGCATCCCTGCCGGCGAAAAGGGCGACGCCATTCGTTATGGCAAGGCGCTGATCAGTGAAACGGCCCGTTACCTGGGTCCTAAAGGAAGTGTGTTGCAGCTCTCCAATGGAATGAACTGTCAGAACTGCCACCTCAATGCAGGCACCAGCCCCTTTGGTAACAACTATAGCCGGGTAGCTGCCAACTATCCCAAGTTCAGGGCGAGGTCCGGCACCAGCGAATCTGTTTACAAGCGTATCAGCGATTGTTTTGAGCGGAGCCTCAACGGTAAGGCGCCAGACACTTCCAGCAAAGAAATGGTGGCCATGAAGGCCTATATTGAATGGGTGGGCACCGGTGTGAAAAAAGACGAAAGCCCCGCGGGTAGCGGTATTAAAAAAGTACCTATGCTTACCCGTGCTGCGGATGTTGCCGGCGGCAGCAAGGTTTACACACAAAAATGCCAGACCTGTCATGGTAAAAACGGAGAAGGCTTACTACAGCCCGATGGCGTGGTATATACTTTCCCGCCACTATGGGGGCCGCAAAGCTACAATGATGCTGCGGGTCTTTTCCGGCTCTCTAACTTCGCCGGCTATGTGAAATATAATATGCCTTTTGGCGTAACTTACGAAAACCCACAGCTGACAGATGAAGAAGCCTGGGACGTTGCTGCTTTTATTAACTCGCAGCCACGGCCACATAAAGATCAATCCGGCGACTGGGTCGATATTAAAAAGAAGCCGATCGATTTCCCGTTTGGTCCCTATGCGGATGCTTTCTCTGAAAAACAGCATAAGTATGGCCCTTACCAACCGATGAAACCTTAA
- a CDS encoding DsrE family protein translates to MRKGILLLCLFSLIGTQYAMSQRKTKYKAVYQLNSDNDKVIRGTLRNIKNALEDPRLQNKLTIELVAHSGGVALYRKDHPYEELLQDLKARGVILVECENTLKEKKISKDELFPFVNYTPSGNGELIIKQQEGWSYVHP, encoded by the coding sequence ATGAGAAAAGGAATCCTGCTGCTCTGCCTCTTCAGCCTGATAGGCACACAGTACGCCATGAGCCAGCGTAAAACAAAGTACAAGGCAGTGTATCAGCTGAACAGTGACAATGATAAGGTAATACGTGGCACCCTGCGTAATATTAAAAACGCCCTGGAAGATCCACGTCTGCAAAATAAACTGACCATTGAACTGGTAGCACATAGTGGTGGTGTAGCTTTATACAGAAAGGATCACCCTTATGAAGAACTGCTCCAGGACCTGAAAGCAAGAGGAGTGATACTGGTAGAATGCGAGAACACACTCAAAGAAAAGAAGATCAGTAAAGATGAACTTTTCCCTTTTGTAAATTATACACCCAGCGGAAATGGTGAGCTGATCATCAAACAACAGGAAGGCTGGTCTTACGTACACCCATAA